In Nomascus leucogenys isolate Asia chromosome 8, Asia_NLE_v1, whole genome shotgun sequence, a single genomic region encodes these proteins:
- the ACVRL1 gene encoding serine/threonine-protein kinase receptor R3, which produces MTLGSPRRGLLMLLMALVTQGDPVKPSRGPLVTCTCENPHCRGPTCRGAWCTVVLVREEGRHPQEHRGCGNLHRELCRGRPTEFVNHYCCDSHLCNHNVSLVLEATQTPSEQPGTDGQLALILGPVLALLALAALGVLGLWRVRRRQEKQRGLHSELGESSLILKASEQGDSMLGDLLDSDCTTGSGSGLPFLVQRTVARQVALVECVGKGRYGEVWRGLWHGESVAVKIFSSRDEQSWFRETEIYNTVLLRHDNILGFIASDMTSRNSSTQLWLITHYHEHGSLYDFLQRQTLEPHLALRLAVSAACGLAHLHVEIFGTQGKPAIAHRDFKSRNVLVKSNLQCCIADLGLAVMHSQGSDYLDIGNNPRVGTKRYMAPEVLDEQIRMDCFESYKWTDIWAFGLVLWEIARRTIVNGIVEDYRPPFYDVVPNDPSFEDMKKVVCVDQQTPTIPNRLAADPVLSGLAQMMRECWYPNPSARLTALRIKKTLQKISHSPEKPKVIQ; this is translated from the exons ATGACCTTGGGCTCCCCCAGGAGAGGCCTTCTGATGCTGCTGATGGCCTTGGTGACCCAGG GCGACCCCGTGAAGCCGTCTCGGGGCCCGCTGGTGACCTGCACGTGTGAGAACCCACATTGCAGGGGGCCCACCTGCCGGGGGGCCTGGTGCACAGTAGTGCTGGTGCGGGAGGAGGGGAGGCACCCCCAGGAACATCGGGGCTGCGGGAACTTGCACAGGGAGCTCTGCAGGGGCCGCCCCACCGAGTTCGTCAACCACTACTGCTGCGACAGCCACCTCTGCAACCACAACGTGTCCCTGGTGCTGGAGG ccacccaAACTCCTTCGGAGCAGCCGGGAACAGATGGCCAGCTGGCCCTGATACTGGGCCCCGTGCTGGCCTTGCTGGCCCTGGCGGCCCTGGGTGTCCTGGGCCTGTGGCGTGTCCGacggaggcaggagaagcagCGTGGCCTGCACAGCGAGCTGGGAGAGTCGAGTCTCATCCTGAAAGCATCTGAGCAGGGCGATAGCATGTTGGGG GACCTCCTGGACAGTGACTGCACCACAGGGAGTGGCTCGGGGCTCCCCTTCCTGGTGCAGAGGACAGTGGCACGGCAGGTTGCCTTGGTGGAGTGTGTGg GAAAAGGCCGCTATGGCGAAGTGTGGCGGGGCTTGTGGCACGGTGAGAGCGTGGCCGTCAAGATCTTCTCCTCGAGGGATGAACAGTCCTGGTTCCGGGAGACTGAGATCTACAACACAGTGTTGCTCAGACACGACAACATCCTAG GCTTCATCGCCTCAGACATGACCTCCCGCAACTCGAGCACGCAGCTGTGGCTCATCACGCACTACCACGAGCACGGCTCCCTCTACGACTTTCTGCAGAGACAGACGCTGGAGCCCCATCTGGCTCTGAGGCTAGCTGTGTCTGCAGCCTGCGGCCTGGCGCACCTGCACGTGGAGATCTTCGGTACACAGGGCAAACCAGCCATTGCCCACCGCGACTTCAAGAGCCGCAACGTGCTGGTCAAGAGCAACCTGCAGTGTTGCATCGCCGACCTGG GCCTGGCTGTGATGCACTCACAGGGCAGCGATTACCTGGACATCGGCAACAACCCGAGAGTGGGCACCAAGCGGTACATGGCGCCTGAGGTGCTGGACGAGCAGATCCGCATGGACTGCTTTGAGTCCTACAAGTGGACTGACATCTGGGCCTTTGGCCTGGTGCTGTGGGAGATCGCCCGCCGGACCATCGTGAATG GCATCGTGGAGGACTATAGACCACCCTTCTATGATGTGGTGCCCAATGACCCCAGCTTTGAGGACATGAAGAAGGTGGTGTGTGTGGATCAGCAGACCCCCACCATCCCTAACCGGCTGGCTGCAGACCCG GTCCTCTCAGGCCTAGCTCAGATGATGCGGGAGTGCTGGTACCCAAACCCCTCTGCCCGACTCACCGCGCTGCGGATCAAGAAGAcactacagaaaattagccaCAGTCCAGAGAAGCCTAAAGTGATTCAGTAG